AAAAGCCCATTAAAAGTCAAGGACGACATGCTGCCCTCCGCCCACAGAAGTGGATGTGGGTGGCTCACCCATTAGAACTCCACCAAAACGCAAGCGCAGGAGTTTTTCCTTCAAGAAGTCAAGGCTTCTTCGTTTTCGGGGTCATGGTCACAGCGCATAGTATATAGGATAAAGCAACACCATGTCCAGCGAGTCCTCCACCGAAGGCGACAGCGATCTATACGATCCTTTGGCCGAGGAGCTGCACAACGTCCAGTTGGTCAAACATGTGACCCGCGAGAATATTGATGCCCTGAATGCCAAGTTTGCCAACCTGCAGGAGCCACCAGCCATGTACTTAATAGGTGAGTCGTCGAAAGCCGAGCTGAACACTACCTGGGTTCTTGGAAATCCCACGCCCACCTCCAagctatttataaaatacccgacatatgtgtatgtatgtatctcaCGACTTTGGTTCTTGCCCACAGAATACCAGGAGTTGACCTCCAAGCTCCACGAACTGGAGGCCAAGGAGCAGGAACTAATGGAGCGACTGAACTCGCAGGACCAGCAGGAGGACTCCTCCTTGGTCGAGCGGTTCAAGGAGCAGCCCCACTATCAAAATCAAACTCAAATCCTgcagcaacaacggcaatTGGCGCGAGTGCACCACGGCAACGATCTAACCGATAGCTTGGGCTCTCAGCCGGGCAGCCAATGTGGAACTTTGACCCGTCAGCCCAAGATCCTTTTGCGAGCCCACCTGCCCAATCAACAGCGCACTTCAGTGGAGGTAATTTCGGGAGTACGACTATGTGATGCCCTCATGAAGGCCCTGAAACTCCGGCAACTAACGCCGGATATGTGCGAAGTAAGCACAACTCATTCCGGAAGACATATCATACCCTGGCACACGGATATCGGCACTCTGCATGTGGAGGAGATCTTTGTCAGGCTGCTGGATAAGTTTCCCATTAGGACACACATCAAGCACCAGATCATACGGAAGACCTTCTTCTCGTTGGTATTCTGCGAGGGCTGTCGAAGGCTTCTGTTCACCGGGTTCTACTGTAGCCAGTGTAATTTTCGATTCCATCAGAGGTGTGCCAATAGAGTGCCGATGCTGTGCCAGCCCTTTCCCATGGATAGCTACTATCAGCTACTGCTGGCCGAGAATCCGGATAATGGCGTTGGTTTCCCCGGCAGAGGCACTGCTGTCCGCTTCAATATGAGCAGCCGGAGTCGCAGTCGTCgttgcagcagcagtggcagcagcagcagctcgaaGCCACCATCTTCATCCTCCGGCAATCATCGACAGGGTCGTCCGCCGAGGATCAGCCAAGACGATCGATCCAATTCCGCGCCAAATGTGTGCATCAACAACATTCGATCGGTCACAAGCGAAGTGCAGCGCAGTTTGATAATGCAGGCCAGACCTCCTTTGCCGGTGAGTCTAAATATTTGCTGTTCATATAATTTTGTGGCTTAACATATGTATGGATTTCTTACAGCATCCGTGCACAGATCACTCCAACTCCACGCAAGCGTCGCCCACGAGCACCTTGAAACACAATCGTCCCAGGGCCAGGTCCGCCGATGAGAGCAATAAAAATCTGCTTTTAAGAGACGCCAAAAGTTCCGAGGAAAACTGGGTAAGCTAAGATTACTTGTGCGGTCACTCAcgtatttaaaataatcaaaaaatgttatattcCTGCAGAATATTCTGGCGGAGGAGATTTTAATTGGGCCGCGCATCGGATCGGGTTCCTTTGGAACCGTTTATCGCGCCCATTGGCACGGTCCCGTGGCCGTAAAGACACTCAACGTGAAGACACCGAGTCCCGCCCAGTTGCAGGCGTTTAAGAACGAGGTGGCCATGCTGAAAAAGACGCGCCACTGCAATATCCTCCTCTTCATGGGCTGTGTATCCAAACCATCTCTAGCGATTGTGACCCAGTGGTGCGAGGGCAGCAGTCTCTACAAGCACGTCCATGTCAGCGAAACCAAGTTTAAATTGAACACGCTCATCGATATCGGACGTCAGGTGGCCCAGGGCATGGATTACCTGCATGCCAAGAATATCATTCATAGGTGGGTTTCCGTATGGTCATCAGTTGTAATCggttaataattatattttcatttctctCTTTTAGAGACCTCAAGTCAAACAACATCTTTTTGCACGAGGATCTTTCCGTGAAGATAGGCGACTTCGGATTGGCCACTGCGAAAACTCGATGGTCGGGTGAAAAGCAAGCCAATCAACCCACGGGCAGTATTTTATGGATGGCTCCAGAGGTGATTCGCATGCAGGAGCTAAACCCCTACTCCTTCCAGTCGGACGTTTATGCCTTTGGTATCGTGATGTACGAACTGTTGGCGGAGTGCTTGCCCTACGGTCATATTAGCAACAAGGATCAGATCCTGTTTATGGTGGGGCGAGGACTTCTGCGTCCGGACATGAGTCAAGTGCGCTCGGATGCGCCGCAGGCATTGAAGCGCTTGGCCGAGGATTGCATTAAGTATACCCCCAAGGAT
The DNA window shown above is from Drosophila melanogaster chromosome X and carries:
- the Raf gene encoding Raf oncogene, isoform E, with protein sequence MSSESSTEGDSDLYDPLAEELHNVQLVKHVTRENIDALNAKFANLQEPPAMYLIEYQELTSKLHELEAKEQELMERLNSQDQQEDSSLVERFKEQPHYQNQTQILQQQRQLARVHHGNDLTDSLGSQPGSQCGTLTRQPKILLRAHLPNQQRTSVEVISGVRLCDALMKALKLRQLTPDMCEVSTTHSGRHIIPWHTDIGTLHVEEIFVRLLDKFPIRTHIKHQIIRKTFFSLVFCEGCRRLLFTGFYCSQCNFRFHQRCANRVPMLCQPFPMDSYYQLLLAENPDNGVGFPGRGTAVRFNMSSRSRSRRCSSSGSSSSSKPPSSSSGNHRQGRPPRISQDDRSNSAPNVCINNIRSVTSEVQRSLIMQARPPLPHPCTDHSNSTQASPTSTLKHNRPRARSADESNKNLLLRDAKSSEENWNILAEEILIGPRIGSGSFGTVYRAHWHGPVAVKTLNVKTPSPAQLQAFKNEVAMLKKTRHCNILLFMGCVSKPSLAIVTQWCEGSSLYKHVHVSETKFKLNTLIDIGRQVAQGMDYLHAKNIIHRDLKSNNIFLHEDLSVKIGDFGLATAKTRWSGEKQANQPTGSILWMAPEVIRMQELNPYSFQSDVYAFGIVMYELLAECLPYGHISNKDQILFMVGRGLLRPDMSQVRSDAPQALKRLAEDCIKYTPKDRPLFRPLLNMLENMLRTLPKIHRSASEPNLTQSQLQNDEFLYLPSPKTPVNFNNFQFFGSAGNI